The genomic stretch GGAGCACGGCGCAGCGCTGCTGCAAGCGGCGGGGAACACCGAGCTGGCCGCTACCGCGACGGCGGAAGCGGCCCGCTACCGTCAGGACATCCTCGCATCGATGCAGGCCGCGGTCGTGGAGCACGACGGCCATCTGTGGCTGCCGATGGAACCCGACACGCAGCGTATTCTGAAAAGCACTGGCTATCGCGCCGGCGGTTACTACGGGCTTGTCGCGGCAATGCTGCTCGAGACGGAGTTTCTGCCGGCCGAGGATCCGCGGGCACGCCTGGTGGCGAACGCGCTCGAGCGGCACGGCGGGTTGATCCTCGGGATGTGCGAGTTCGACGAAGGCATCGACCATGCGTACACCTACGGTTACTGGTTGCACTGCCTCGACCGTGGCGACGTGCGCCGTGTTCTGCTGGGATGGTATGGCACACTGGCGCACGGCATGAGTCGTGAGACCTACGCCGGGGTGGAGGTCACTCAGATCACCACCGGTAAGCCGACACCCACGATGCCGCACCTCTACTCAGGAACGCAGCAACTCCGCCTGTTGCGCATGATGCTGGTACGCGAGCGCGGCACCGAACTGCACCTCGGTCCGGCGCTGCCGCAGGGCTGGCTCGCGACCACGGAACCCGTGACGATCGAGCGCGCCCCGACCGCCTTCGGCGAAGTTTCCGTGCGATGGCAGCGCGACGGCGACACCTGCCGGGTCCGGCTCGTGCCCCCGACCCGGCAGCCGCCCGAACGCATCCGCCTGTTCGTCCGCGTCGCGGGTCGGCGAGTGGCTGGGCTGGAGGGTGCCGACGCCCTGGCACTCGACGCGGAAAGCGTCACGTTCAACCCCCAGTCCGGTCCCATGGAGTTGCGCGTGCGTCTGGCGCCGGATGACGGTCGCGAGCGCGCCGGAGGTCCCCGGTTCCGTCTCCCGGACTAAGCGCGGGTGACACCGACGGCGGCAAGGCCGTCAGAGTCTACGACTGCGCTGCTGGAGAAATTCGACGAGCGCCCGGTCGAACGGCATCGCCGTGTCGAGCGGCACATAATCCGCGCGCAGGGCGTGAACTCGAGCGCGCAACTCCGTGCGCCACTCCTTCACGGCAGCGCAGTAACGGGCGCGGACGGCCTCACCCGAAGCGATCAGCGTTTGTCCGGTCTCGGGATCCTCGAGCCGCAGCGTACCCTCGAAGGGGAACTGCGTCTCCGCGGCATCGAGCACATGCATCACGATCAGGTCGTGGCCGCGAAAACGCACATGGTGCAGCGCGGCAAGCACCGCTTCCGGCTCGGTCAGCAGGTCACTGAGCACCACCACCAGACCGCGGTGCGGAATCTGCTCCAGAGCGGCATGCACACCACCGGCCAGTCCGGTCGTGCCCCGTGGGACCACCGCGCTCAGCGCGGCCAGCAGCCGGCCCAGGTGGCCGCTGCGCGTCCGGGCCGGGATGAAGCGCTGCAGACCTTCACCCAGCAGGGCCAGGCCGACGGCATCCTGCTGGCGCGTCACGAGGTAGCCGAGCGCGGCGGCAAGCTGACTCGCGTACATCAGTTTCGCAGGCGGCTGCGGCCAGGCGGACACCGCCCGCGGACCAGAGGAGCGGGCCTGCGGTCCGAGCGGACCGACGTAGCCCATGCTCGCGGACACATCCACCAACAAGTGGCAGGCAAGGTGTGTTTCCGCCCGATAGGTGCGGACGAAGAGGCGATCGGTACGGCCGAAGACGCGCCAATCGATCAGCCGTGGATCGTCCCCCTGCACATAGCGGCGGTGCTCGCTGAACTCGACGGAGAAGCCCGTCAGCGGCGAGCTATGCAACCCGGCGAGGAAGCCCTCGACGATGCAGCGGGCCTGGAGGTCGAGCCGGCCGATCTGCTGGACAAGGGCAGGGTCGAGATACTGCGCGAGCGGATTCAAGCAGAGCTCCCGGCGCGCGGTGGCCTCAGCGGCCGGTTTCACCCGCCGATTCGCCGATCACTTCCTTGATCGCATAGCGGTTGAAACGCATCTTGGTGTTGGTCGTCTCGTCGACCTTGAGTACCACTTCGCTGTCGCGCACTTCCACGACCGTCCCGATGATCCCGCTGATGGTCTGCACCTTGTCGTTGCGCTTCAGCGCATTGAGCATCGCCTCGTAACGCTGACGCTCCTTGCTCTTGCCCCGCGCCATGATCCACCAGAACACTACGAAGATCAGGATCAGCGG from Phycisphaerales bacterium encodes the following:
- a CDS encoding DUF58 domain-containing protein; protein product: MNPLAQYLDPALVQQIGRLDLQARCIVEGFLAGLHSSPLTGFSVEFSEHRRYVQGDDPRLIDWRVFGRTDRLFVRTYRAETHLACHLLVDVSASMGYVGPLGPQARSSGPRAVSAWPQPPAKLMYASQLAAALGYLVTRQQDAVGLALLGEGLQRFIPARTRSGHLGRLLAALSAVVPRGTTGLAGGVHAALEQIPHRGLVVVLSDLLTEPEAVLAALHHVRFRGHDLIVMHVLDAAETQFPFEGTLRLEDPETGQTLIASGEAVRARYCAAVKEWRTELRARVHALRADYVPLDTAMPFDRALVEFLQQRSRRL
- the yajC gene encoding preprotein translocase subunit YajC, whose product is MIAWFTMLAQSDTGSAQPGASGTDMFLRMYLPLILIFVVFWWIMARGKSKERQRYEAMLNALKRNDKVQTISGIIGTVVEVRDSEVVLKVDETTNTKMRFNRYAIKEVIGESAGETGR